One segment of Panicum virgatum strain AP13 chromosome 3K, P.virgatum_v5, whole genome shotgun sequence DNA contains the following:
- the LOC120698266 gene encoding transcription elongation factor SPT6 homolog isoform X2, which translates to MGRTVLSDDEDDIEEVGEEEPRSSRRDGDDDDEDEEDDEEGQDEFEKDGFIVDDEDEEDEDGEEEEQKSDDERRKKKRKKKRESEDFMLDEDDYMLLQDNNITGISRPKPGNKFKRLKKAGRESEMDERGLSDDDGTGKKRTGKERVEYSLFGDAQDAVTYEEDIIEDEQQVDEAEEPDDDEDEMADFIVEEDEIDGNGQVVRRKKFKKKVPRQTAGVSSSALQEAQDIFGDVDDLLARRKQEMEREAINSGELRGKRLEDEFEPFILAEKYMTTKDEQIKENDVPERIQLSEELTGYPPTDTTMVEEESVWIHSQLTGDGFLSFFGNEHVNKDIDQKDIVNVLNMLHVNKFEIPFIAMYRKEMCPSLLRDPDSNDQDNKNNDQDTKNNDQDNKKGPEMRWHKLLWAVQTLDRKWLLLQKRKVALELYYEKRFDDEKRRIDDVTRQELNRQLYNSIIEALKDAKSEKEVEDVDAKFNLHFPPGEVEEEGQFKRPKRKSLYSICHKAGLWEVASQFGRSAEQLGHHLTLTKIPEAGELDSGKGSPEDVAANFTCAMFETAQDVLRGARHMAAVEIGCEPIIKKHIRGIFMEKAVVSTSPTHEGNTIIDPYHQLSGVKWLREKPLCKFVDAQWLLIQKAEEEKLLKVTIKLPENAKKELMSDARENYLSDCVSKTAQLWDEQRKMILDDAFFNFLLPSMEKEARSLLTAKAKHWLYMEYGKQLWNKVTVAPWKKKDADKRDSDIDLDDESELRVMACCWGPGKPATTFVMLDSSGELVDVLYAGSISNRSQGIAETQRKKNDQQRVLKFMTDHQPHVVCVGASNYNCRQLKDDIYEVIFRIVEDHPRDVNPQMENLAIVYGDESVPRLYENSRISSDQLPGQSGIVKRAVALGRYLQNPLAMIATLCGPGKEILSWKLHVLEQFLTPDEKYDIVEQVMVDATNQMGFDVNLAASHEWHFSTLQFIAGLGPRKASALQKDLVREGSIFSRKELVKPLGRKVFMNASGFLRVRRSGAAAASAQIIDLLEDTRIHPESYVLAKNLAKDVYAEDAPHEVNEMDDDEQEMAIEHVRENPCYLNRLVIDEYIKSIPEEFRKKETLEAIREELKCGFSDWRTLYTEPSPDEEFWMLSGETEDMISEGRIVQVTVRNIQESKIICTFDSGLKAIVMADNYSDEGFDPASSQLHEGDLLTGKIRNVNKNRFMVYLTCKASEMRRRPFSRGDQDPYYHEQAMTSQTVEDKARKQKELAKKHFKPRMIVHPHFQNLTAEEAMQFLSDKEPGEKVIRPSSRGPSFLTLTLKIFDGVFAHKEITEGGKDHKDITSLLRLGKTLTIDNETFEDLDEVIDRYVDPLVGHLKSMLSYRKFRKGLKNEVDELLRAEKAENPMRIVYSFGISHEHPGTFILSYIRSTNPHHEYVGLYPKGFRFRKRDFDNIDRLVSYFQKNIDKPPPDAGPSMRNVAAMVPMKNSTWGSGGGAGGANDGWRGDSNNDRDRSFSGRSGGRFDSRNNSGGRGRGRGRGRGNFGNEDNGGGWTDNIGSGRGGWGTGGSGGSSWGAGGNGRGSGGGDAAGWGGGAGGDNNSGGGGWGTAAGGTNGAGGGSGGGWGEAAGGSNDSGWDSAKKAVAAHDSGSGWGSGGGGGW; encoded by the exons ATGGGACGCACGGTGCTCTCCGATGACGAAG ACGATATCGAGGAGGTCGGGGAGGAGGAACCGCGGTCCTCGCGGAGGGATGgggacgatgatgatgaagacgagGAGGATGACGAAG AAGGGCAGGATGAATTTGAGAAGGATGGCTTTATagttgatgatgaagatgaggaggatgaggatggagaggaagaagaacagaaAAGTGATGATgagaggagaaagaagaaaaggaagaagaaaag GGAATCAGAAGACTTCATGCTTGATGAGGATGACTACATGTTGCTGCAGGATAATAACATCACTGGCATCAGTCGGCCGAAGCCT GGAAATAAGTTTAAACGCTTGAAGAAAGCTGGAAGGGAATCTGAAATGGATGAGCGTGGTTTGTCAGATGATGATGGAACTGGGAAAAAACGTACTGGCAAGGAGAGAGTTGAGTACAGTTTATTTGGTGACGCTCAAG ATGCTGTCACCTATGAGGAGGACATCATTGAGGACGAGCAGCAGGTAGATGAAGCTGAAGAACCAGATGACGATGAGGATGAAATGGCAGATTTCATTGTGGAGGAAGATGAAATTGATGGGAACGGCCAAGTTGTAAG AAGGAAGAAATTTAAAAAGAAGGTACCACGACAAACTGCTGGTGTATCATCATCTGCCCTGCAAGAGGCCCAAGACATATTTGGTGATGTTGATGACTTGCTAGCACGAAGAAAGCAAGAAATGGAGAGGGAGGCTATTAACTCCGGTGAGTTGAGGGGCAAGAGGCTTGAAGATGAGTTTGAGCCATTTATTCTTGCAGAGAAGTATATGACAACAAAAGATgagcaaataaaagaaaatgatGTGCCTGAGAGGATACAG CTGTCTGAAGAATTGACTGGCTATCCTCCAACGGATACCACGATGGTAGAGGAAGAAAGTGTATGGATACACAGCCAACTAACTGGGGATggatttctttccttttttggcAATGAGCATGTGAACAAGGATATTGACCAGAAGGATATTGTTAACGTCCTGAACATGTtgcatgtcaacaaatttgaa ATTCCATTCATTGCAATGTATAGAAAAGAGATGTGTCCAAGCCTGTTAAGAGATCCTGATTCCAATGACCAGGATAATAAAAACAATGACCAGGATACTAAAAACAATGACCAGGATAATAAAAAGGGTCCCGAAATGAGGTGGCATAAA CTACTCTGGGCAGTTCAGACCTTAGACAGAAAGTGGCTACTTCTTCAGAAGCGCAAGGTCGCTTTAGAGTTGTATTATGAAAAGAGATTTGATGATGAGAAGCGGAGGATAGATGATGTCACAAGGCAGGAACTAAACCGGCAACTTTATAATTCCATCATTGAAGCACTAAAGGATGCTAAATCTGAGAAAGAGGTGGAGGATGTTGATGCAAAATTCAATTTACACTTCCCTCCAGGTGAagttgaagaagaaggacaattTAAACGGCCAAAAAGGAAATCCTTGTACAGTATCTGTCACAAGGCAGGGTTATGGGAGGTTGCCAGCCAATTTGGACGTAGTGCTGAGCAATTAGGTCACCATCTGACATTAACAAAAATACCT GAAGCTGGTGAGCTTGATAGTGGGAAAGGTTCGCCTGAAGATGTTGCTGCAAATTTCACTTGTGCAATGTTTGAAACAGCACAAGATGTTCTTCGTGGTGCAAGACACATG GCAGCAGTCGAGATAGGTTGTGAGCCAATTATAAAAAAGCATATTCGAGGCATCTTCATGGAGAAAGCAGTTGTATCAACGAGTCCCACACATGAGGGCAATACGATCATAGATCCATATCATCAACTATCAGGTGTTAAGTGGCTGAGAGAGAAACCACTGTGCAAGTTTGTAGATGCACAGTGGCTACTTATTCAGAAAGCAGAGGAAGAAAAGCTCCTCAAGGTTACCATAAAACTGCCTGAAAATGCAAAGAAAGAACTCATGTCTGATGCACGCGAGAATTACCTTAGTGATTGTGTCAGTAAGACTGCACAATTGTGGGATGAGCAACGGAAGATGATACTGGATGATGCCTTCTTTAATTTCCTCCTTCCATCAATGGAAAAGGAGGCTCGATCGCTTTTGACAGCAAAAGCCAAACATTGGCTCTATATGGAATATGGGAAACAGTTGTGGAACAAGGTTACTGTTGCTCCttggaagaagaaggatgcAGACAAGAGGGATTCTGACATTGATTTGGATGATGAATCGGAGTTGAGAGTTATGGCCTGCTGCTGGGGTCCTGGGAAGCCAGCAACTACCTTTGTAATGCTAGACTCATCAGGAGAATTGGTTGATGTTCTATATGCAGGTTCTATCAGTAACAGGTCTCAAGGAATTGCTGAAACGCAGCGGAAGAAGAATGACCAGCAGCGAGTTTTAAAGTTTATGACTGATCATCAACCACATGTTGTATGTGTAGGAGCATCAAACTACAATTGCAGACAACTCAAGGATGATATTTATGAG GTTATTTTTAGAATTGTAGAAGATCATCCAAGAGACGTTAACCCACAAATGGAAAACTTAGCCATTGTCTATGGTGACGAGTCTGTGCCTCGCTTATATGAGAACTCACGAATATCTTCAGATCAACTTCCTGGCCAATCAG GTATTGTGAAGCGTGCTGTGGCGCTTGGACGTTATCTTCAGAATCCATTGGCAATGATTGCAACACTATGTGGACCTGGAAAAGAGATACTCTCTTGGAAACTGCACGTGCTTGAACAATTTCTTACTCCTGATGAGAAGTAtgatattgttgagcaagtaaTGGTTGATGCAACAAATCAGATGGGTTTTGATGTTAATCTTGCTGCTAGCCATGAGTGGCATTTCTCGACTTTACAATTTATTGCTGGTCTGGGTCCACGCAAAGCTTCAGCTTTGCAGAAAGATCTGGTAAGAGAGGGATCAATTTTTAGTCGCAAGGAGCTTGTAAAGCCTCTAGGCAGGAAAGTATTCATGAATGCTTCTGGGTTCTTACGTGTACGGCGGAGTGGTGCAGCTGCAGCCAGTGCTCAGATCATTGATCTGCTTGAGGATACAAGGATCCATCCTGAATCATATGTATTGGCAAAAAATTTGGCTAAGGATGTCTATGCTGAGGATGCACCACATGAAGTGAATGAGATGGACGACGATGAACAAGAGATGGCGATTGAGCATGTTAGGGAAAACCCATGTTATCTTAATCGTCTTGTCATTGACGAATATATAAAGAGTATTCCAGAGGAATTCCGTAAAAAGGAAACACTGGAGGCCATAAGGGAGGAACTGAAGTGTGGATTCTCTGACTGGAGGACCCTGTATACCGAGCCTAGCCCAGATGAGGAATTCTGGATGCTTTCTGGTGAAACTGAGGATATGATATCTGAGGGAAGGATTGTTCAAGTAACTGTTCGTAATATACAAGAGAGCAAAATTATCTGCACCTTTGATTCTGGTCTGAAGGCCATAGTTATGGCAGACAACTATTCTGATGAGGGATTTGATCCAGCATCATCGCAGTTACATGAAGGTGATCTGTTAACCGGCAAGATTAGGAATGTGAATAAAAATAGGTTCATGGTTTACCTAACATGCAAGGCTAGTGAAATGAGGAGAAGACCATTCTCCAGAGGTGATCAAGACCCCTATTATCATGAACAAGCCATGACCTCACAGACTGTAGAGGATAAGGCTCGGAAGCAAAAGGAACTTGCAAAGAAACATTTCAAGCCCCGGATGATTGTCCACCCTCACTTTCAGAACCTGACAGCTGAAGAAGCCATGCAG TTCTTATCAGATAAAGAGCCTGGTGAGAAGGTCATCCGGCCAAGTTCTCGGGGACCATCATTTTTGACTCTTAccttgaaaatttttgatggTGTTTTTGCACACAAGGAGATAACTGAAGGTGGGAAGGATCACAAAGATATAACAAGTTTGCTTCGCCTAGGAAAAACACTAACAATTGACAATGAAACTTTCGAAGACCTTGATGAG GTTATAGACAGATATGTGGACCCGTTGGTAGGGCACCTGAAAAGCATGCTCTCCTACCGTAAATTCAGGAAAGGGTTAAAAAATGAGGTTGATGAGTTGTTAAGAGCAGAGAAGGCAGAGAACCCTATGAGAATAGTATATAGCTTTGGCATATCTCATGAACATCCTGGCACCTTTATATTGTCATATATTAGGAGTACAAATCCACATCACGAGTATGTTGGATTATACCCAAAGGGCTTCAGATTCCGGAAGAGAGACTTTGACAACATTGATCGCCTTGTGTCCTATTTCCAGAAGAATATTGATAAACCACCACCAGATGCCGGACCATCCATGCGAAATGTTGCGGCTATGGTGCCTATGAAAAATTCAACTTGGGGTTCCGGTGGTGGTGCAGGTGGTGCAAACGATGGATGGAGGGGAGATAGCAATAATGATAGGGATAGATCATTTTCTGGAAGATCAG GAGGGAGGTTTGATTCAAGGAACAATTCTGGTGGTCGTGGACGAGGACGTGGGCGTGGTCGTGGCAACTTTGGCAATGAGGACAATGGTGGAGGCTGGACAGATAACATTGGCAGTGGCAGAGGTGGATGGGGCACAGGCGGCAGTGGTGGCTCCTCCTGGGGTGCTGGTGGTAATGGCAGAGGATCTGGGGGTGGGGATGCTGCTGGATGGGGGGGTGGAGCTGGCGGTGATAACAACAGTGGTGGAGGCGGCTGGGGAACAGCGGCTGGTGGTACAAACGGTGCTGGTGGTGGAAGTGGAGGGGGCTGGGGAGAAGCTGCTGGTGGCTCTAACGACTCAGGATGGGACAGCGCTAAAAAAGCCGTAGCAGCACATGACAGTGGGAGCGGCTGGGGCtcaggtggcggcggtggctggtGA
- the LOC120698266 gene encoding transcription elongation factor SPT6 homolog isoform X1 → MGRTVLSDDEEDDIEEVGEEEPRSSRRDGDDDDEDEEDDEEGQDEFEKDGFIVDDEDEEDEDGEEEEQKSDDERRKKKRKKKRESEDFMLDEDDYMLLQDNNITGISRPKPGNKFKRLKKAGRESEMDERGLSDDDGTGKKRTGKERVEYSLFGDAQDAVTYEEDIIEDEQQVDEAEEPDDDEDEMADFIVEEDEIDGNGQVVRRKKFKKKVPRQTAGVSSSALQEAQDIFGDVDDLLARRKQEMEREAINSGELRGKRLEDEFEPFILAEKYMTTKDEQIKENDVPERIQLSEELTGYPPTDTTMVEEESVWIHSQLTGDGFLSFFGNEHVNKDIDQKDIVNVLNMLHVNKFEIPFIAMYRKEMCPSLLRDPDSNDQDNKNNDQDTKNNDQDNKKGPEMRWHKLLWAVQTLDRKWLLLQKRKVALELYYEKRFDDEKRRIDDVTRQELNRQLYNSIIEALKDAKSEKEVEDVDAKFNLHFPPGEVEEEGQFKRPKRKSLYSICHKAGLWEVASQFGRSAEQLGHHLTLTKIPEAGELDSGKGSPEDVAANFTCAMFETAQDVLRGARHMAAVEIGCEPIIKKHIRGIFMEKAVVSTSPTHEGNTIIDPYHQLSGVKWLREKPLCKFVDAQWLLIQKAEEEKLLKVTIKLPENAKKELMSDARENYLSDCVSKTAQLWDEQRKMILDDAFFNFLLPSMEKEARSLLTAKAKHWLYMEYGKQLWNKVTVAPWKKKDADKRDSDIDLDDESELRVMACCWGPGKPATTFVMLDSSGELVDVLYAGSISNRSQGIAETQRKKNDQQRVLKFMTDHQPHVVCVGASNYNCRQLKDDIYEVIFRIVEDHPRDVNPQMENLAIVYGDESVPRLYENSRISSDQLPGQSGIVKRAVALGRYLQNPLAMIATLCGPGKEILSWKLHVLEQFLTPDEKYDIVEQVMVDATNQMGFDVNLAASHEWHFSTLQFIAGLGPRKASALQKDLVREGSIFSRKELVKPLGRKVFMNASGFLRVRRSGAAAASAQIIDLLEDTRIHPESYVLAKNLAKDVYAEDAPHEVNEMDDDEQEMAIEHVRENPCYLNRLVIDEYIKSIPEEFRKKETLEAIREELKCGFSDWRTLYTEPSPDEEFWMLSGETEDMISEGRIVQVTVRNIQESKIICTFDSGLKAIVMADNYSDEGFDPASSQLHEGDLLTGKIRNVNKNRFMVYLTCKASEMRRRPFSRGDQDPYYHEQAMTSQTVEDKARKQKELAKKHFKPRMIVHPHFQNLTAEEAMQFLSDKEPGEKVIRPSSRGPSFLTLTLKIFDGVFAHKEITEGGKDHKDITSLLRLGKTLTIDNETFEDLDEVIDRYVDPLVGHLKSMLSYRKFRKGLKNEVDELLRAEKAENPMRIVYSFGISHEHPGTFILSYIRSTNPHHEYVGLYPKGFRFRKRDFDNIDRLVSYFQKNIDKPPPDAGPSMRNVAAMVPMKNSTWGSGGGAGGANDGWRGDSNNDRDRSFSGRSGGRFDSRNNSGGRGRGRGRGRGNFGNEDNGGGWTDNIGSGRGGWGTGGSGGSSWGAGGNGRGSGGGDAAGWGGGAGGDNNSGGGGWGTAAGGTNGAGGGSGGGWGEAAGGSNDSGWDSAKKAVAAHDSGSGWGSGGGGGW, encoded by the exons ATGGGACGCACGGTGCTCTCCGATGACGAAG AAGACGATATCGAGGAGGTCGGGGAGGAGGAACCGCGGTCCTCGCGGAGGGATGgggacgatgatgatgaagacgagGAGGATGACGAAG AAGGGCAGGATGAATTTGAGAAGGATGGCTTTATagttgatgatgaagatgaggaggatgaggatggagaggaagaagaacagaaAAGTGATGATgagaggagaaagaagaaaaggaagaagaaaag GGAATCAGAAGACTTCATGCTTGATGAGGATGACTACATGTTGCTGCAGGATAATAACATCACTGGCATCAGTCGGCCGAAGCCT GGAAATAAGTTTAAACGCTTGAAGAAAGCTGGAAGGGAATCTGAAATGGATGAGCGTGGTTTGTCAGATGATGATGGAACTGGGAAAAAACGTACTGGCAAGGAGAGAGTTGAGTACAGTTTATTTGGTGACGCTCAAG ATGCTGTCACCTATGAGGAGGACATCATTGAGGACGAGCAGCAGGTAGATGAAGCTGAAGAACCAGATGACGATGAGGATGAAATGGCAGATTTCATTGTGGAGGAAGATGAAATTGATGGGAACGGCCAAGTTGTAAG AAGGAAGAAATTTAAAAAGAAGGTACCACGACAAACTGCTGGTGTATCATCATCTGCCCTGCAAGAGGCCCAAGACATATTTGGTGATGTTGATGACTTGCTAGCACGAAGAAAGCAAGAAATGGAGAGGGAGGCTATTAACTCCGGTGAGTTGAGGGGCAAGAGGCTTGAAGATGAGTTTGAGCCATTTATTCTTGCAGAGAAGTATATGACAACAAAAGATgagcaaataaaagaaaatgatGTGCCTGAGAGGATACAG CTGTCTGAAGAATTGACTGGCTATCCTCCAACGGATACCACGATGGTAGAGGAAGAAAGTGTATGGATACACAGCCAACTAACTGGGGATggatttctttccttttttggcAATGAGCATGTGAACAAGGATATTGACCAGAAGGATATTGTTAACGTCCTGAACATGTtgcatgtcaacaaatttgaa ATTCCATTCATTGCAATGTATAGAAAAGAGATGTGTCCAAGCCTGTTAAGAGATCCTGATTCCAATGACCAGGATAATAAAAACAATGACCAGGATACTAAAAACAATGACCAGGATAATAAAAAGGGTCCCGAAATGAGGTGGCATAAA CTACTCTGGGCAGTTCAGACCTTAGACAGAAAGTGGCTACTTCTTCAGAAGCGCAAGGTCGCTTTAGAGTTGTATTATGAAAAGAGATTTGATGATGAGAAGCGGAGGATAGATGATGTCACAAGGCAGGAACTAAACCGGCAACTTTATAATTCCATCATTGAAGCACTAAAGGATGCTAAATCTGAGAAAGAGGTGGAGGATGTTGATGCAAAATTCAATTTACACTTCCCTCCAGGTGAagttgaagaagaaggacaattTAAACGGCCAAAAAGGAAATCCTTGTACAGTATCTGTCACAAGGCAGGGTTATGGGAGGTTGCCAGCCAATTTGGACGTAGTGCTGAGCAATTAGGTCACCATCTGACATTAACAAAAATACCT GAAGCTGGTGAGCTTGATAGTGGGAAAGGTTCGCCTGAAGATGTTGCTGCAAATTTCACTTGTGCAATGTTTGAAACAGCACAAGATGTTCTTCGTGGTGCAAGACACATG GCAGCAGTCGAGATAGGTTGTGAGCCAATTATAAAAAAGCATATTCGAGGCATCTTCATGGAGAAAGCAGTTGTATCAACGAGTCCCACACATGAGGGCAATACGATCATAGATCCATATCATCAACTATCAGGTGTTAAGTGGCTGAGAGAGAAACCACTGTGCAAGTTTGTAGATGCACAGTGGCTACTTATTCAGAAAGCAGAGGAAGAAAAGCTCCTCAAGGTTACCATAAAACTGCCTGAAAATGCAAAGAAAGAACTCATGTCTGATGCACGCGAGAATTACCTTAGTGATTGTGTCAGTAAGACTGCACAATTGTGGGATGAGCAACGGAAGATGATACTGGATGATGCCTTCTTTAATTTCCTCCTTCCATCAATGGAAAAGGAGGCTCGATCGCTTTTGACAGCAAAAGCCAAACATTGGCTCTATATGGAATATGGGAAACAGTTGTGGAACAAGGTTACTGTTGCTCCttggaagaagaaggatgcAGACAAGAGGGATTCTGACATTGATTTGGATGATGAATCGGAGTTGAGAGTTATGGCCTGCTGCTGGGGTCCTGGGAAGCCAGCAACTACCTTTGTAATGCTAGACTCATCAGGAGAATTGGTTGATGTTCTATATGCAGGTTCTATCAGTAACAGGTCTCAAGGAATTGCTGAAACGCAGCGGAAGAAGAATGACCAGCAGCGAGTTTTAAAGTTTATGACTGATCATCAACCACATGTTGTATGTGTAGGAGCATCAAACTACAATTGCAGACAACTCAAGGATGATATTTATGAG GTTATTTTTAGAATTGTAGAAGATCATCCAAGAGACGTTAACCCACAAATGGAAAACTTAGCCATTGTCTATGGTGACGAGTCTGTGCCTCGCTTATATGAGAACTCACGAATATCTTCAGATCAACTTCCTGGCCAATCAG GTATTGTGAAGCGTGCTGTGGCGCTTGGACGTTATCTTCAGAATCCATTGGCAATGATTGCAACACTATGTGGACCTGGAAAAGAGATACTCTCTTGGAAACTGCACGTGCTTGAACAATTTCTTACTCCTGATGAGAAGTAtgatattgttgagcaagtaaTGGTTGATGCAACAAATCAGATGGGTTTTGATGTTAATCTTGCTGCTAGCCATGAGTGGCATTTCTCGACTTTACAATTTATTGCTGGTCTGGGTCCACGCAAAGCTTCAGCTTTGCAGAAAGATCTGGTAAGAGAGGGATCAATTTTTAGTCGCAAGGAGCTTGTAAAGCCTCTAGGCAGGAAAGTATTCATGAATGCTTCTGGGTTCTTACGTGTACGGCGGAGTGGTGCAGCTGCAGCCAGTGCTCAGATCATTGATCTGCTTGAGGATACAAGGATCCATCCTGAATCATATGTATTGGCAAAAAATTTGGCTAAGGATGTCTATGCTGAGGATGCACCACATGAAGTGAATGAGATGGACGACGATGAACAAGAGATGGCGATTGAGCATGTTAGGGAAAACCCATGTTATCTTAATCGTCTTGTCATTGACGAATATATAAAGAGTATTCCAGAGGAATTCCGTAAAAAGGAAACACTGGAGGCCATAAGGGAGGAACTGAAGTGTGGATTCTCTGACTGGAGGACCCTGTATACCGAGCCTAGCCCAGATGAGGAATTCTGGATGCTTTCTGGTGAAACTGAGGATATGATATCTGAGGGAAGGATTGTTCAAGTAACTGTTCGTAATATACAAGAGAGCAAAATTATCTGCACCTTTGATTCTGGTCTGAAGGCCATAGTTATGGCAGACAACTATTCTGATGAGGGATTTGATCCAGCATCATCGCAGTTACATGAAGGTGATCTGTTAACCGGCAAGATTAGGAATGTGAATAAAAATAGGTTCATGGTTTACCTAACATGCAAGGCTAGTGAAATGAGGAGAAGACCATTCTCCAGAGGTGATCAAGACCCCTATTATCATGAACAAGCCATGACCTCACAGACTGTAGAGGATAAGGCTCGGAAGCAAAAGGAACTTGCAAAGAAACATTTCAAGCCCCGGATGATTGTCCACCCTCACTTTCAGAACCTGACAGCTGAAGAAGCCATGCAG TTCTTATCAGATAAAGAGCCTGGTGAGAAGGTCATCCGGCCAAGTTCTCGGGGACCATCATTTTTGACTCTTAccttgaaaatttttgatggTGTTTTTGCACACAAGGAGATAACTGAAGGTGGGAAGGATCACAAAGATATAACAAGTTTGCTTCGCCTAGGAAAAACACTAACAATTGACAATGAAACTTTCGAAGACCTTGATGAG GTTATAGACAGATATGTGGACCCGTTGGTAGGGCACCTGAAAAGCATGCTCTCCTACCGTAAATTCAGGAAAGGGTTAAAAAATGAGGTTGATGAGTTGTTAAGAGCAGAGAAGGCAGAGAACCCTATGAGAATAGTATATAGCTTTGGCATATCTCATGAACATCCTGGCACCTTTATATTGTCATATATTAGGAGTACAAATCCACATCACGAGTATGTTGGATTATACCCAAAGGGCTTCAGATTCCGGAAGAGAGACTTTGACAACATTGATCGCCTTGTGTCCTATTTCCAGAAGAATATTGATAAACCACCACCAGATGCCGGACCATCCATGCGAAATGTTGCGGCTATGGTGCCTATGAAAAATTCAACTTGGGGTTCCGGTGGTGGTGCAGGTGGTGCAAACGATGGATGGAGGGGAGATAGCAATAATGATAGGGATAGATCATTTTCTGGAAGATCAG GAGGGAGGTTTGATTCAAGGAACAATTCTGGTGGTCGTGGACGAGGACGTGGGCGTGGTCGTGGCAACTTTGGCAATGAGGACAATGGTGGAGGCTGGACAGATAACATTGGCAGTGGCAGAGGTGGATGGGGCACAGGCGGCAGTGGTGGCTCCTCCTGGGGTGCTGGTGGTAATGGCAGAGGATCTGGGGGTGGGGATGCTGCTGGATGGGGGGGTGGAGCTGGCGGTGATAACAACAGTGGTGGAGGCGGCTGGGGAACAGCGGCTGGTGGTACAAACGGTGCTGGTGGTGGAAGTGGAGGGGGCTGGGGAGAAGCTGCTGGTGGCTCTAACGACTCAGGATGGGACAGCGCTAAAAAAGCCGTAGCAGCACATGACAGTGGGAGCGGCTGGGGCtcaggtggcggcggtggctggtGA